In Microcoleus sp. FACHB-831, one genomic interval encodes:
- a CDS encoding CHAT domain-containing protein, translated as MAATISIVITTYNRERYLGDAIASVLSQTRGDFELLVWDDGSTDDSLAIANSYAKSDRRVRVVAAKHQGRVGALKAAIAQTTGKYLGWVDSDDLLAPAALKETAAILDTQPEVGLVYTDYLDMEETGKIKGYGKRCHIPYSKDRLLLDLITFHFRLIRRDVFDQVGGIDEEIAYAEDYDICLRLSEVTSVGHVKKPLYYYRQHAQTSSRQNTQKQAEDSAKAIARAIQRRGLSDRFQVELQIFSYSPFQYIVKITPISQAKAFSNSVFAFLKKACKKCITQKFFLPPLASCFLPIAVCFSPNFALAQNIIRADDGTNTVINENGNQLNITGGSLSSDKTNLFHSFTKFGLDQNQIANFLSNPDIKNILGRINGGDASIINGLIQVTGGNSNLYLMNPAGLIFGTNARLNVPADFTASTSDRIGFGNNNWFNAFGQNNFAALNGTPSIFTFNSIQPGAIINSGNLVVKEGYNANLLGGTVINTGTLTAPGGNITVAALQGGKWLRITKPGHLLSLEVPQSQISHDRSQVPNSKSVAELLTGTGGSSAGGLSVNGKGGVVLAASGIAVPTDAGTNILSGNLNVSSQTGGKVNVLGYKVGLFGANINASGTNGGGTVLIGGDYQGKGTVPNAIRTFVSKDSIISVDSLLNGNGGRIIVWADKFTGFFGNISAKGGSNSGDGGFVEVSGKENLNFNGKVDTSAAKGKFGTLLLDPTDITIIDGAGPGTGDSALPDILTTDFPGTAITISEQALESAIFSGDVILQATNNITINKLTDATLNFSASGSTRSVTFIADFDGDKVGAFSMDSSDTIRSNGNNVTISGASISAGIINTSRAGDNGGKISLTSTAGAIITNDLIGSGYSGGDIVLDSKASITTQIVDANANTFDFTNFTNGGNILFTAVGDITTDGINSSANGNQSFNTTGGEVNLTAGGSIKVQGEISSRASGSGSSDGLISATGGNVTLKTLNNGGNINFIAIDAGSTAQSFTAGSQATGGNVLISAKGTVQGTGSGNTIDIQPIATATDATTTVILGTVTIEHDGGPNNAPFIVGDASINGLAGAININGTTFSSGTFAVLPNDGTASGTPAGITINSFNTPATLPASSSLAGAQQDQPFSFTYTDLNPSASDTNADNTIIVIDAIAPGGTLTINGVPVTAGTTISPGDNLVYTPPAGVSGAINAFTLKASDRASFSASQQVTLIVTASPSPSPSPSPSPSPSPSPSPSTSPSPSPSPSPSPSPSPSPSPSPSPSPSPSPSPTPTVIPTPTPTPSLRDKPPQETGAQKLSIDTVPFAEIDSVSATFDEPFTRQFELYFGQPADTPIKSLAETREILSQIEKATGVKPALIYVAFVPSTVPPAAAVKENTVSAGRDILWSFNSQGSALTQLAENSGKPSENPKSQIPIPKSDTDQLELIMVTAKGQPVRKRLSGATREQVIKSAQQFRSQITNSTRTNRYLTSSKQLYQWLLAPLETDLQARSINNLVFIMDSGLRSLPIAALHDGKQFVIEKYSVGLMPSLSLTDTRFVDIKKAQVLGMGASQFANQNPLPAVPVELSIITEQLWPGKSFLNQGFTLDNLKAQRAKQPFGIIHLATHGEFKPGKPNNSYIQLSDTQLKLDQLRQLGWNDPLVELLVLSACRSALGDEEAELGFAGLSIAAGVKTALASLWYVSDEGTLGLMSDFYQQLKKAPIKAEALRRTQVAMLKGQVRLEGGQLRTSEASMPLPPSLAKQGTQQLTHPYFWAAFTTIGSPW; from the coding sequence ATGGCAGCAACAATTTCTATAGTCATAACCACTTATAACCGAGAGCGTTACTTGGGCGACGCGATCGCCAGCGTTTTATCACAAACTAGAGGCGACTTTGAGCTGTTAGTTTGGGATGACGGTTCTACAGATGACTCGCTGGCGATCGCTAACTCCTACGCAAAAAGCGATCGCCGCGTGCGAGTAGTAGCAGCAAAGCATCAAGGGCGTGTTGGTGCATTGAAAGCAGCGATCGCACAAACAACCGGGAAATACCTTGGCTGGGTAGACAGCGACGATTTGTTAGCACCAGCAGCCCTTAAAGAAACAGCAGCCATTTTAGATACCCAGCCAGAAGTCGGTTTAGTTTATACCGACTACTTGGATATGGAAGAAACAGGCAAGATTAAAGGCTACGGCAAACGCTGTCACATTCCCTATTCCAAAGATAGGTTGCTCTTGGACTTAATTACTTTTCATTTCCGGCTGATCCGCCGCGATGTGTTCGACCAAGTGGGAGGAATTGACGAGGAAATCGCCTACGCTGAAGACTACGATATATGCTTGCGGCTTTCTGAAGTCACATCAGTGGGGCACGTCAAAAAACCACTTTATTACTACCGCCAACACGCACAAACTTCCTCCCGACAAAACACCCAAAAACAGGCTGAAGACTCTGCTAAAGCCATTGCGAGGGCAATCCAGCGCCGAGGATTGAGCGATCGCTTCCAAGTAGAACTGCAAATTTTTAGCTATTCTCCCTTCCAGTACATAGTCAAAATAACTCCTATAAGTCAGGCAAAAGCTTTTAGTAATTCTGTCTTCGCATTTCTAAAAAAAGCCTGTAAAAAGTGCATCACTCAAAAGTTTTTCTTACCACCCCTTGCCTCTTGCTTCTTGCCTATCGCCGTTTGCTTTTCTCCAAACTTTGCCTTAGCACAAAATATTATTCGAGCAGATGACGGCACAAACACCGTTATTAATGAGAATGGCAACCAGTTGAATATCACTGGCGGCAGCCTTTCGAGCGATAAAACCAATCTCTTCCACAGCTTTACCAAATTTGGCTTAGACCAAAATCAGATAGCCAACTTTCTTTCTAACCCTGACATCAAAAATATCCTGGGGCGGATCAACGGCGGCGATGCCTCGATTATTAACGGCTTAATTCAGGTTACGGGCGGCAATTCTAATTTGTATTTGATGAACCCAGCGGGCTTAATATTTGGCACTAATGCCCGCCTCAACGTACCCGCTGATTTTACAGCTAGCACAAGCGATCGCATTGGTTTTGGTAACAATAATTGGTTTAACGCCTTTGGGCAAAATAACTTCGCCGCCTTAAACGGAACGCCCAGCATCTTCACCTTCAACTCAATCCAGCCTGGAGCTATTATCAACTCTGGTAACTTAGTTGTGAAAGAGGGATATAACGCAAATCTCCTGGGCGGCACTGTTATTAATACCGGAACTTTGACAGCGCCCGGAGGTAATATCACCGTAGCAGCCTTACAGGGCGGCAAGTGGTTACGCATCACCAAACCCGGACACCTGCTAAGTTTGGAAGTCCCCCAGAGTCAAATCTCCCACGATCGGTCCCAAGTTCCCAATTCTAAATCAGTAGCAGAATTGCTGACGGGAACAGGTGGAAGCAGTGCGGGAGGATTGAGCGTCAACGGCAAAGGTGGAGTGGTTCTGGCTGCTTCTGGAATTGCAGTGCCAACAGACGCAGGGACTAATATTTTGTCTGGCAACTTGAATGTATCGAGTCAGACAGGCGGCAAAGTAAATGTCTTAGGCTATAAGGTCGGTTTATTTGGTGCTAATATCAACGCTTCCGGCACAAATGGCGGCGGGACGGTGCTGATTGGCGGCGATTATCAGGGCAAGGGGACAGTACCGAATGCGATTCGCACCTTCGTAAGTAAGGATTCTATTATTTCTGTCGATAGTCTGCTTAACGGTAATGGCGGTCGTATTATTGTCTGGGCTGATAAATTTACAGGATTTTTTGGCAACATCAGCGCCAAAGGCGGCAGCAATTCCGGCGACGGTGGTTTTGTTGAGGTTTCGGGTAAGGAAAATTTAAATTTTAACGGTAAGGTCGATACTAGCGCTGCCAAGGGGAAGTTTGGCACCTTACTGTTAGATCCAACCGATATCACAATAATAGATGGTGCTGGACCGGGAACAGGCGATAGCGCACTTCCAGATATATTAACTACTGACTTCCCCGGTACTGCGATCACGATTTCGGAACAAGCACTAGAAAGCGCAATTTTCTCTGGTGATGTTATCCTCCAAGCGACTAACAATATCACCATCAATAAGCTCACTGACGCCACATTGAACTTTAGTGCTAGCGGTTCAACTAGATCGGTTACTTTTATTGCTGACTTTGATGGCGATAAGGTTGGAGCTTTTTCTATGGATTCATCAGATACAATCCGGAGTAATGGCAATAATGTAACGATTTCCGGAGCAAGTATATCTGCTGGGATTATTAATACCAGCCGTGCTGGTGACAATGGGGGGAAAATTAGCCTCACAAGCACGGCAGGAGCTATTATTACTAACGATTTAATAGGCTCTGGTTACAGCGGCGGCGATATCGTGCTTGACTCTAAAGCAAGCATCACCACCCAAATAGTTGATGCTAATGCTAATACTTTTGATTTTACTAATTTTACTAATGGAGGCAATATTTTATTCACTGCTGTTGGTGACATTACTACAGACGGAATCAATTCGTCTGCTAACGGAAATCAATCTTTTAACACAACAGGTGGTGAAGTTAATCTAACTGCTGGGGGTAGTATCAAAGTACAAGGAGAAATTTCTTCTAGGGCATCAGGATCAGGTTCTTCTGATGGTCTTATCTCAGCTACGGGTGGCAACGTAACCCTAAAAACCTTAAATAATGGCGGTAACATTAACTTTATTGCCATTGATGCTGGAAGCACAGCTCAGTCGTTTACCGCCGGATCCCAGGCTACAGGCGGCAATGTATTAATTAGCGCCAAAGGAACAGTTCAAGGCACAGGTTCGGGAAATACAATTGATATCCAACCAATAGCAACTGCTACAGATGCAACTACAACTGTCATACTTGGAACAGTTACGATTGAGCATGATGGTGGGCCAAACAACGCTCCATTTATTGTGGGTGATGCAAGTATTAATGGCCTAGCAGGAGCTATTAATATTAATGGCACTACGTTTTCATCCGGAACATTTGCAGTACTTCCAAATGACGGAACTGCTAGCGGTACTCCTGCTGGAATTACCATAAATTCATTTAATACTCCAGCAACACTACCAGCTAGTTCGTCACTAGCAGGCGCTCAACAAGATCAGCCATTTAGCTTTACTTATACAGATTTAAATCCTAGTGCTTCAGATACAAACGCTGATAATACAATTATAGTTATTGATGCGATCGCGCCTGGAGGAACGCTGACAATAAATGGGGTTCCAGTAACGGCGGGAACAACTATATCTCCTGGTGATAATTTAGTTTATACTCCGCCAGCAGGGGTGAGTGGTGCAATTAATGCTTTCACGCTCAAAGCGAGCGATCGCGCTTCATTTTCAGCGTCGCAACAGGTGACATTGATTGTCACCGCATCACCTAGCCCATCACCTAGTCCATCACCTAGCCCATCACCTAGTCCATCACCCAGCCCATCAACCAGTCCATCACCCAGTCCATCACCCAGTCCATCACCCAGCCCATCACCCAGTCCATCACCCAGTCCATCACCCAGTCCATCACCCAGTCCATCACCAACACCAACTGTAATACCAACGCCAACACCAACTCCATCATTGCGGGATAAGCCACCGCAAGAGACAGGCGCACAAAAACTATCAATTGATACCGTACCTTTTGCTGAAATTGACTCTGTTAGCGCCACGTTTGATGAGCCATTCACGCGCCAGTTTGAACTATATTTTGGGCAGCCGGCGGATACTCCGATTAAATCTCTAGCAGAAACCCGCGAGATTCTCAGCCAAATTGAGAAGGCAACTGGTGTTAAACCCGCGCTTATCTATGTAGCTTTTGTACCTTCAACAGTTCCACCAGCAGCGGCAGTTAAGGAGAATACTGTTAGCGCGGGACGAGATATACTTTGGAGCTTTAATTCTCAAGGATCTGCGTTAACACAACTGGCTGAAAATTCGGGTAAACCTTCAGAAAATCCCAAATCTCAAATCCCTATTCCCAAATCGGATACAGACCAGCTGGAACTGATAATGGTGACAGCAAAGGGGCAACCAGTGCGTAAGCGCCTAAGTGGTGCGACGCGCGAGCAAGTCATCAAAAGCGCCCAGCAATTCCGCTCACAAATTACTAACTCCACCAGAACGAATCGCTACCTAACTAGCAGCAAACAACTTTATCAATGGTTGCTCGCACCTCTAGAAACAGATTTACAAGCGCGAAGCATAAACAATCTGGTGTTTATCATGGACTCTGGCCTACGCAGTCTCCCTATTGCTGCTCTTCATGATGGCAAACAGTTTGTAATAGAAAAATACAGCGTTGGTCTAATGCCCAGTCTCAGCCTTACCGATACTCGTTTTGTTGATATCAAAAAAGCTCAAGTTTTGGGTATGGGAGCCTCGCAATTTGCTAACCAGAACCCCTTACCCGCCGTCCCTGTAGAGTTATCTATTATCACAGAGCAGTTGTGGCCTGGTAAGTCTTTCCTCAACCAAGGCTTTACGCTAGATAACCTTAAAGCACAACGCGCAAAGCAGCCTTTTGGAATCATTCACTTAGCAACTCACGGTGAATTTAAGCCTGGAAAACCCAACAATTCCTATATTCAACTGTCAGATACGCAGTTAAAACTAGACCAGTTACGACAACTAGGTTGGAACGACCCGCTAGTCGAGTTATTGGTGCTAAGTGCCTGTCGTTCAGCACTGGGCGATGAAGAGGCAGAGTTAGGCTTTGCGGGGTTGTCGATTGCTGCAGGGGTGAAAACAGCCTTGGCTAGTCTTTGGTACGTCAGCGATGAGGGAACGTTGGGACTAATGTCAGACTTCTATCAACAATTGAAAAAAGCCCCTATTAAAGCAGAAGCTTTGCGACGGACGCAAGTAGCAATGCTTAAGGGACAAGTACGTTTAGAGGGAGGTCAACTGCGTACTTCTGAGGCGTCTATGCCCCTCCCGCCGTCTTTAGCAAAGCAGGGAACCCAACAGCTAACACACCCCTATTTTTGGGCGGCGTTTACTACAATTGGCAGCCCCTGGTAG